A stretch of the Thiocystis violascens DSM 198 genome encodes the following:
- the gspE gene encoding type II secretion system ATPase GspE has protein sequence MQDDTMLDKAPVIRALRDDPDDVPLGQSACDTPDITPESEVVASLQMQGKLTPGDLARARRLAEDGGDSLLPMLVRLGLISERDMARTMSEVLHLPLADAAQFPAEPVREDLFTLRFLKDSRVLPLADDEQRIEVALANPIDGFVLAAVRMAAGKAVRASVAPPTEIEAAIERLYEKVEETPADPDADFGDFDEEDIEHLKDLASEAPVIRMVNQLIQKAVESRASDIHIEPFADVLKVRYRVDGILKEVDAPPVRSTAAVISRVKIMAKLNIAERRLPQDGRIPIRIQGKELDLRVSTVPTMFGESVVMRLLDKESVRFDLDALGFDGSPRERLRVILEQPYGILLVTGPTGSGKSTTLYTALSRLNTEERKIITVEDPVEYQLPGINQIQVKAAIGMTFAGALRAIVRQDPDIIMVGEMRDLETARIAVQSALTGHVVLSTLHTNDAASGVTRLLDMGVEDYLLTSTINGILAQRLVRRLCPHCRASYRALPELAERFAHMAGVTHDIDLHRAVGCEACNGTGYRGRLVITEVLTMTDQIRKAILSHATATEIRRIAVAEGMETMYQDGLRKALDGRTTIEEVLRVAEDN, from the coding sequence ATGCAAGACGACACGATGCTCGACAAGGCCCCCGTCATTCGTGCATTACGCGACGATCCGGACGATGTTCCGCTTGGCCAAAGCGCGTGCGACACCCCGGACATCACCCCCGAATCGGAGGTCGTCGCCTCGCTCCAGATGCAGGGCAAACTGACCCCCGGCGATCTCGCGCGCGCCCGGCGGTTGGCCGAGGATGGCGGGGACAGTCTGCTGCCGATGCTGGTGCGTCTGGGTCTGATCTCGGAACGCGACATGGCCCGGACCATGTCCGAAGTCCTGCATCTGCCGCTGGCGGATGCCGCGCAATTTCCCGCCGAACCGGTGCGCGAGGATCTCTTTACCCTGCGCTTCCTCAAGGATTCCCGCGTCCTGCCGCTGGCCGACGACGAGCAACGGATCGAAGTCGCGCTGGCCAATCCCATCGACGGTTTCGTCCTCGCGGCGGTGCGGATGGCGGCGGGCAAAGCGGTACGCGCCTCGGTCGCGCCGCCGACCGAGATCGAGGCCGCCATCGAGCGTCTCTATGAAAAGGTCGAGGAAACGCCCGCCGACCCGGATGCCGACTTCGGCGATTTCGACGAGGAAGACATCGAGCATCTCAAGGATCTGGCCAGCGAGGCGCCGGTCATCCGCATGGTCAATCAGCTCATTCAGAAGGCGGTCGAGTCGCGCGCCTCGGACATCCACATCGAACCCTTCGCCGATGTCCTGAAGGTGCGGTATCGGGTCGATGGCATCCTGAAAGAGGTCGACGCGCCGCCGGTGCGCTCCACCGCCGCCGTGATTTCGCGCGTCAAGATCATGGCCAAGCTCAATATCGCCGAACGCCGTCTGCCCCAGGACGGGCGTATCCCGATCCGCATCCAGGGCAAGGAACTCGATCTGCGCGTCTCGACGGTGCCGACCATGTTCGGCGAGAGCGTGGTGATGCGTCTGCTCGACAAAGAAAGCGTGCGCTTCGATCTCGACGCGCTCGGCTTCGACGGCTCGCCGCGCGAGCGTCTGCGCGTCATCCTGGAGCAGCCCTACGGCATCCTGCTGGTCACCGGGCCGACCGGCTCTGGCAAGAGCACGACCCTCTATACCGCGCTCAGCCGTCTGAACACCGAGGAACGCAAGATCATCACGGTCGAGGATCCGGTCGAGTACCAGTTGCCCGGCATCAACCAGATCCAGGTCAAGGCGGCCATCGGCATGACCTTCGCCGGCGCCCTGCGCGCCATCGTCCGGCAGGATCCCGATATCATCATGGTCGGCGAGATGCGCGATCTGGAGACCGCGCGGATCGCGGTGCAGTCGGCGCTGACCGGACACGTCGTGCTCTCCACCCTGCACACCAACGACGCCGCCAGCGGTGTGACCCGTCTGCTGGACATGGGCGTCGAGGATTATCTGCTCACCTCCACCATCAACGGCATCCTCGCCCAGCGCCTGGTGCGTCGGCTCTGTCCGCACTGTCGGGCGTCCTATCGCGCCCTGCCCGAACTGGCCGAGCGCTTCGCCCACATGGCCGGCGTCACGCATGACATCGACCTGCATCGCGCGGTCGGCTGCGAGGCCTGCAACGGCACCGGCTATCGCGGGCGTCTGGTCATCACCGAGGTTTTGACGATGACGGACCAGATCCGCAAGGCGATTCTCAGTCACGCCACCGCCACCGAGATCCGGCGGATCGCCGTCGCCGAGGGCATGGAAACCATGTACCAGGACGGTCTGCGCAAGGCGCTCGATGGGCGCACGACGATCGAGGAAGTGCTGCGGGTTGCCGAGGACAATTAA
- a CDS encoding quinone-dependent dihydroorotate dehydrogenase, which yields MTEDNLWRLLRPLAFRLDPELAHNLTLGLLSRWSRLFAGSLNDGDIARAPGLAVEAMGLRFPNPIGLAAGLDKNAEAVPAWQALGFGFVEVGTVTALPQPGNPRPRLFRLPRDGAIVNRMGFNNEGAEAMGRRLERLRARDLLQVPLGVNLGKSKVTPPEQAADDYRRSFERLGELADYVVVNISSPNTPGLRDLQRVEEVERIVATIQGPNQRLSRPRPLLVKLAPDLADADAIDCARAALGAGCAGLILTNTTIRFAGLASSTEGLSGGLSGQPLLARSTELLGRLRAALGPEPVLIGVGGVMDPAGAAAKLAAGANLIQVYTGLIYRGPRFVRQLLRALAVGPEAGIPGARSLTLS from the coding sequence ATGACAGAAGACAACCTTTGGCGCCTCCTGCGACCGCTGGCATTCCGGCTGGATCCGGAACTGGCGCACAATCTGACCCTGGGCCTGCTGTCGCGCTGGTCGAGGCTGTTCGCGGGAAGCCTGAATGACGGCGACATTGCCCGCGCGCCGGGTTTGGCGGTCGAGGCGATGGGACTGCGCTTTCCCAACCCGATCGGGCTGGCCGCCGGATTGGACAAGAACGCGGAAGCGGTGCCGGCCTGGCAGGCGCTGGGCTTCGGTTTCGTCGAGGTGGGCACGGTCACTGCCCTGCCCCAACCCGGCAACCCCCGGCCACGGCTCTTTCGCTTGCCGCGGGATGGCGCGATCGTGAACCGGATGGGGTTCAATAACGAAGGCGCGGAGGCCATGGGACGGCGGCTGGAACGGCTGCGCGCGCGCGATTTGCTTCAGGTACCGCTCGGCGTCAATCTCGGCAAGTCCAAGGTGACGCCACCGGAACAGGCCGCCGACGATTATCGCCGCAGTTTCGAGCGGCTCGGCGAACTGGCCGATTATGTGGTGGTGAACATTTCGAGCCCGAACACGCCGGGTCTGCGCGATCTGCAACGGGTCGAGGAGGTCGAGCGGATCGTCGCGACGATCCAGGGACCGAATCAGCGCCTGTCCCGCCCTCGCCCGCTGCTGGTCAAGCTGGCGCCGGACCTGGCCGACGCGGACGCCATCGACTGCGCCCGCGCCGCGCTCGGCGCGGGCTGCGCCGGTCTGATTCTGACCAACACCACCATCCGTTTCGCCGGGCTCGCGAGTTCGACCGAGGGACTCAGCGGTGGACTGTCCGGCCAGCCGCTGCTGGCGCGCAGTACCGAATTGCTGGGCCGGCTCCGCGCCGCGCTCGGCCCGGAGCCGGTGCTGATCGGTGTCGGCGGCGTCATGGATCCGGCGGGGGCGGCGGCGAAGCTGGCCGCCGGCGCCAATCTGATTCAGGTGTATACGGGGCTGATCTATCGCGGGCCGAGGTTCGTGCGGCAATTGCTACGCGCGTTGGCCGTCGGTCCCGAAGCAGGCATCCCAGGCGCTCGTTCACTGACATTAAGTTAA
- the rpmH gene encoding 50S ribosomal protein L34 codes for MKRTFQPSRLKRARTHGFRARSATRNGLKVLSARRAKGRARLSP; via the coding sequence ATGAAGCGCACTTTTCAACCGAGCCGCCTGAAGCGTGCACGAACCCATGGGTTTCGCGCACGCAGTGCCACCCGGAACGGTCTTAAGGTTCTGAGCGCGCGTCGCGCAAAGGGCCGCGCGCGTCTGTCCCCTTAG
- the rnpA gene encoding ribonuclease P protein component, which translates to MNPADSTGFPDNRFSREQRLQRAPQFRRVFAHPVKTGKIGFVVLYRANGLGHARIGLAISKKCARRAVDRNRLKRIARESFRTHRQSIPGVDIVILCSSGAPKISNQQLFFVLEQAWAIIRNQPCVES; encoded by the coding sequence CTGAATCCCGCGGATTCAACCGGCTTTCCTGACAATCGCTTTTCTCGCGAGCAAAGGCTTCAGCGTGCGCCGCAATTCAGGCGCGTTTTTGCCCATCCAGTCAAAACGGGAAAGATCGGATTCGTCGTGCTATACCGAGCAAACGGCCTAGGCCATGCACGAATTGGCCTCGCCATTTCGAAGAAATGCGCGCGACGCGCCGTTGATCGCAATCGACTGAAGCGAATCGCGCGCGAAAGTTTTCGGACGCATCGCCAATCGATCCCTGGGGTAGACATCGTCATCCTCTGTTCGAGCGGCGCCCCGAAGATCTCTAACCAGCAGCTCTTTTTCGTCTTGGAGCAAGCCTGGGCCATTATCAGGAATCAGCCATGCGTCGAATCTTGA
- the yidD gene encoding membrane protein insertion efficiency factor YidD, which translates to MRRILIVPIKVYQYLISPLLGPHCRFYPTCSQYAVEAIERHGVLYGSYLALHRVSRCHPWHAGGIDPVPHERQTTTHG; encoded by the coding sequence ATGCGTCGAATCTTGATCGTGCCGATCAAGGTATACCAGTACCTGATCAGCCCGCTCCTCGGACCTCATTGCCGTTTCTATCCAACCTGTTCGCAGTACGCCGTCGAAGCCATCGAGCGCCATGGCGTTCTGTATGGCAGCTATTTAGCCTTGCACCGCGTATCCCGCTGCCATCCCTGGCACGCCGGGGGTATCGATCCAGTCCCTCACGAAAGGCAGACCACGACTCATGGATAA
- the yidC gene encoding membrane protein insertase YidC, whose translation MDNQRLILFFSLAAVLFLIYESWMQDYGRPSVPQVAQEQGQTAAFAPKTTQKDIPAIATTPDMVATGAAMEELARQENASPRIVVETDLLKVEISTRGGTIGSAWLLDYATVPERPEDKLQLLKPVAPNMFIVQSGLLGEDVSLLPTHEGEFHSAQSSYRLEPGVDHLDVDLTWRNEAGIEVKKRYTFTRGSYVVQTRQIVTNATDAPLVAREYNQLQRTDFSDPNESRFIKNYTGGAFYSPEDKYRKVSFKEMLKGKLDQPVVDGWIAMMQHYFIAAWIPPRGEQDIFYTKVLDNSRYIIGKYSPALSIAPGTTHEFSNQLFIGPTLQDDLASVATGLDLAIDYGWLTVIAQPIHWVLSAIHSVVGNWGWSIIFLTILIKLAFYKLSETSYKSMANMRQLTPRMQALKDRYGDDKQRLNQAMMEMYKTEKINPLGGCLPILIQIPVFIALYWVLLSSVEMRQAPFMLWLDNLSAPDPYFVLPLIMGVSMYIQQKLNPAPPDPMQAKIMMSLPFVFTVFFAFFPSGLVLYWVVNNLLSIAQQWHITRNIEKVAAKHKR comes from the coding sequence ATGGATAACCAGCGATTGATTTTGTTTTTCTCGCTTGCCGCAGTGCTATTCCTGATTTATGAGTCGTGGATGCAGGACTACGGTCGTCCCTCTGTCCCTCAAGTTGCGCAGGAACAAGGTCAGACAGCGGCATTCGCGCCGAAGACGACGCAGAAAGACATTCCGGCGATTGCAACAACGCCGGACATGGTCGCCACGGGCGCCGCAATGGAAGAGTTGGCCAGACAAGAGAATGCCTCTCCCCGCATCGTCGTGGAGACCGATCTCCTGAAGGTCGAGATTTCCACCCGAGGTGGCACCATCGGCAGTGCCTGGTTGCTGGATTATGCGACCGTACCAGAACGCCCCGAAGACAAGCTGCAACTTCTGAAGCCAGTTGCGCCCAACATGTTCATCGTCCAGTCTGGATTGCTTGGCGAGGATGTCTCGCTGCTGCCGACCCACGAAGGCGAGTTTCACAGCGCCCAATCCAGTTATCGGCTTGAACCCGGCGTCGATCATCTTGATGTGGATCTGACCTGGCGTAACGAAGCGGGCATTGAGGTCAAAAAACGCTACACCTTCACGCGTGGCAGCTATGTCGTCCAGACCCGCCAGATCGTGACGAATGCGACTGACGCTCCCTTGGTCGCGCGCGAATACAATCAGCTTCAACGCACCGATTTCAGCGACCCCAACGAATCCCGATTCATCAAGAATTATACCGGCGGCGCTTTTTACAGCCCCGAGGACAAGTATCGAAAGGTCTCCTTCAAGGAGATGCTCAAAGGCAAGCTCGATCAGCCCGTCGTGGATGGCTGGATTGCCATGATGCAGCATTATTTCATCGCGGCCTGGATTCCGCCACGGGGCGAGCAAGACATCTTCTATACCAAGGTGCTCGATAATTCCCGCTATATCATCGGCAAATACTCGCCCGCGCTCAGCATCGCCCCTGGAACGACGCATGAATTCAGTAACCAGCTTTTTATCGGTCCAACGCTCCAGGACGATCTCGCCAGTGTTGCCACCGGCTTGGATCTGGCCATCGATTATGGCTGGCTAACCGTCATTGCCCAGCCGATCCACTGGGTGCTCAGCGCGATCCATTCCGTGGTTGGCAATTGGGGCTGGTCGATTATTTTTCTGACCATCCTGATTAAGCTCGCCTTCTACAAGCTGTCCGAGACCAGCTACAAATCCATGGCCAACATGCGTCAGCTGACGCCGCGCATGCAGGCGCTCAAGGACCGCTACGGCGACGATAAGCAGCGTCTGAATCAGGCCATGATGGAAATGTACAAAACCGAGAAGATCAATCCGCTCGGCGGCTGTCTGCCAATCCTGATCCAGATTCCAGTCTTTATCGCGCTCTACTGGGTTCTGCTCAGCAGCGTCGAGATGCGCCAGGCGCCATTCATGCTTTGGCTCGATAATCTTTCCGCGCCCGATCCCTATTTCGTGCTGCCGCTGATCATGGGCGTTTCCATGTACATCCAGCAGAAATTGAATCCCGCGCCGCCGGATCCGATGCAGGCGAAGATCATGATGAGCCTGCCATTCGTCTTCACGGTCTTCTTCGCCTTTTTCCCGTCGGGACTGGTGCTCTACTGGGTGGTCAATAACCTGCTTTCCATCGCCCAGCAATGGCATATCACGCGCAATATCGAGAAGGTGGCGGCCAAGCATAAACGGTAA
- the mnmE gene encoding tRNA uridine-5-carboxymethylaminomethyl(34) synthesis GTPase MnmE, with the protein MTQDTIVAIATPPGIGGVGIVRVSGSRVRKIAEAIVGRPLHPRIASVATFRDAAGDFIDEGLALFFQAPKSFTGEDVLELQGHGGPVVLDLMLHRCLELGARMARPGEFTERAFLNGKLDLARAEAVADLIESSSVLAARLAGQSLQGVFSRRIETLIEHLTRLRMLIEATLDFPDEEIDVATEQSVASGLRQLIDMTRAIMTEAHQGQMIREGLAVVIAGAPNVGKSSLLNRLSGTDAAIVTPIAGTTRDLLKLDIHVDGLPIRIVDTAGIRQTDDPVEREGVRRAREQLVTADLVLWIHDGIEDAEPMGEASLPSNCPVTRVRNKIDLAGIEPQLAETKTGTEISLSAETGAGLDLLRDHLKAVAGVGTLPGGAFMARRRHLDALNRGLQCLDVAQENLTNQTGPELVAEELLQAQRVFGEITGQVTSDDLLGRIFASFCIGK; encoded by the coding sequence ATGACCCAGGATACGATCGTCGCCATTGCCACTCCGCCGGGCATTGGCGGCGTCGGCATTGTGCGGGTCAGCGGTTCGCGGGTTCGGAAGATTGCCGAGGCGATCGTTGGCCGCCCGCTACATCCGCGCATCGCCAGCGTTGCAACCTTTCGAGATGCGGCTGGAGACTTCATCGACGAAGGTCTCGCACTCTTCTTTCAAGCCCCGAAATCATTTACCGGCGAGGACGTTCTTGAACTACAGGGCCATGGTGGACCTGTCGTTCTGGATCTGATGCTGCATCGATGTCTTGAATTGGGCGCGCGCATGGCGCGTCCCGGCGAGTTCACGGAACGCGCCTTTCTGAATGGCAAACTCGATCTCGCACGGGCCGAAGCCGTTGCCGACCTGATCGAAAGTTCGAGCGTCCTGGCCGCGCGTCTCGCCGGGCAAAGCCTGCAAGGCGTCTTTTCGCGTCGGATCGAGACGCTGATTGAGCATCTGACGCGACTTCGGATGCTGATCGAGGCCACGCTCGATTTTCCGGACGAGGAGATCGATGTCGCGACCGAACAATCGGTGGCGAGCGGTCTTCGTCAACTGATCGACATGACTCGGGCGATCATGACGGAAGCTCATCAGGGGCAGATGATCCGCGAGGGTCTGGCGGTCGTCATCGCCGGCGCGCCAAATGTCGGCAAGTCCAGTCTTCTCAACCGGTTGTCCGGTACGGATGCCGCGATCGTGACACCGATCGCCGGAACCACCCGCGACCTTCTGAAGCTCGACATTCACGTCGATGGATTACCCATTCGAATCGTCGATACCGCGGGGATTCGCCAGACGGACGATCCGGTCGAGCGTGAAGGGGTGCGGCGCGCGCGCGAGCAACTGGTCACGGCCGATCTGGTGCTCTGGATCCATGATGGGATCGAGGACGCCGAACCCATGGGCGAGGCGAGCCTGCCATCGAATTGTCCCGTCACGCGCGTGAGGAACAAGATCGACCTCGCCGGGATCGAACCGCAACTCGCTGAAACGAAAACGGGAACGGAAATTTCTCTCTCCGCCGAAACGGGTGCCGGACTCGATCTGTTAAGAGATCATCTCAAGGCCGTGGCTGGGGTTGGTACGCTCCCAGGTGGTGCCTTCATGGCCCGTCGCCGGCATCTCGATGCCTTGAATCGCGGATTGCAATGTTTGGATGTCGCGCAAGAGAACCTGACGAATCAGACTGGCCCCGAATTGGTCGCCGAGGAGCTTTTGCAGGCCCAGCGGGTGTTTGGAGAGATCACGGGGCAAGTGACTTCCGATGACCTTCTGGGGCGGATTTTCGCCAGTTTCTGCATCGGAAAATAG
- a CDS encoding helix-turn-helix domain-containing protein, with product MTERDIGQEILDGIREIKAHQRGEVTLRTLEVADPDARAIRQRMGLTQDAFAALLGVSPRTLEGWEQGRRQPRGSALALLRVAANHPEALRP from the coding sequence ATGACTGAGCGCGACATCGGGCAAGAAATCCTAGACGGCATCCGCGAGATCAAGGCCCATCAACGCGGGGAAGTGACGCTGCGCACCCTGGAAGTTGCGGATCCGGACGCCCGCGCCATCCGACAGCGCATGGGCCTGACACAAGACGCCTTCGCCGCGCTCTTGGGTGTCAGTCCCCGGACCCTGGAAGGCTGGGAGCAAGGCCGGAGACAGCCGCGCGGATCTGCCCTGGCGCTGCTGCGTGTGGCCGCGAATCATCCCGAGGCGCTGCGGCCCTGA
- a CDS encoding type II toxin-antitoxin system RelE/ParE family toxin, whose amino-acid sequence MRKLRWAGSGRGKRGGLRIVYYWRSRADQIWLLTLYPKNEQTNIPPHILRAIAEEIGDD is encoded by the coding sequence GTGCGTAAACTGCGTTGGGCTGGCTCGGGACGAGGGAAGCGGGGAGGGCTACGGATCGTCTATTACTGGCGAAGCCGAGCCGATCAAATTTGGCTGCTGACCCTCTACCCCAAGAACGAGCAAACGAACATCCCGCCCCACATCCTGCGGGCGATTGCGGAGGAAATCGGCGATGACTGA
- a CDS encoding tyrosine-type recombinase/integrase: MTRISHTKAWYAVERRQTLIKTHELRPWCEAVMGLTSEHPGEQAETARDYLLLILFTGLRREEAARLEWAHVDFEGRTLTAPDTKNRRSHTLPLSDFLLDLLTRRRRDHEDRTREWSALARRYVFASPTSRTGYINNIHKQMEKVHARSGITFTLHDLRRTFATTAEGLDLSAYAVKRLLNHKMTGDVTAGYVVADVERLRKPMQAVTDFLLSATGLRPRGEVIALPLSAPGQAG; this comes from the coding sequence GTGACCCGAATTTCTCACACCAAGGCATGGTATGCCGTGGAGCGGCGCCAAACCCTTATCAAGACGCACGAACTACGCCCGTGGTGCGAGGCGGTCATGGGTTTGACCAGCGAGCACCCCGGCGAGCAAGCCGAAACCGCGCGCGATTACCTGTTGCTGATCTTGTTCACCGGACTGCGGCGCGAGGAAGCCGCCCGCCTGGAATGGGCGCATGTGGATTTTGAAGGCCGCACCCTGACCGCGCCCGACACCAAAAACCGCCGATCCCACACGCTACCGCTCTCCGATTTCTTGCTGGATCTATTGACACGCCGCCGACGCGACCACGAAGACCGCACCCGCGAGTGGTCCGCGCTCGCTCGCCGCTATGTCTTTGCCAGTCCGACCAGCCGGACGGGGTACATCAACAACATCCACAAGCAAATGGAGAAGGTACACGCGCGCTCGGGTATCACGTTCACCTTGCATGATCTTCGCCGCACCTTCGCGACCACGGCGGAAGGGCTGGACCTGTCGGCTTATGCCGTCAAGCGATTGCTCAATCACAAGATGACGGGAGATGTCACCGCCGGGTACGTCGTGGCGGATGTGGAACGGCTACGGAAACCCATGCAAGCCGTCACCGACTTTCTGCTGAGCGCCACGGGGCTACGCCCGCGCGGGGAGGTCATCGCCTTGCCGCTGAGCGCCCCAGGGCAGGCCGGATAA
- a CDS encoding IS630 family transposase (programmed frameshift), which translates to MSKYVVRLTEDERSSLMALIDQGKAAARKIKHANVLLKIDAERRNWSDVQAGEAFHCSPRTVFTIRQRFVEFGLDEALERKPRAQPPRERLLDGEGEAHLVRIACSTPPEGQARWTLNLLAERLVELNVVETISPQTVMRTLKKNELKPHLRTCWVIPSEHDAAFVAGMEDVLEVYRRPDDPPRPVVCLDEQPTQLIGETRQPIPAAPGQEQRYDYEYERLGAVNTFMVVEPLTGWRKANVRATKTALDLAHEIKELLDVDYSSAEKVVLVWDNLNTHAPASLYKAFPPEEARRLLDRLEIHDTPKHGSWLDIAEIELSVYTKQCLDRRIDDIDTLRREAKAWTDRRNASGAKVDWHFTTDDARIKLKRLYPQIKEE; encoded by the exons ATGAGCAAGTATGTTGTTCGGCTCACCGAGGATGAACGGTCGTCGCTGATGGCGTTGATCGATCAAGGCAAAGCCGCTGCGCGCAAGATCAAGCATGCCAACGTGCTGCTGAAGATCGATGCGGAGAGGCGGAACTGGAGTGATGTCCAAGCCGGCGAGGCGTTCCACTGTAGTCCACGCACGGTCTTCACGATTCGCCAACGCTTTGTCGAATTCGGCCTGGATGAGGCGTTGGAACGCAAACCGCGTGCGCAGCCGCCGCGTGAACGGCTTCTCGACGGTGAGGGCGAAGCGCACTTGGTGCGCATCGCCTGCTCGACACCGCCTGAAGGCCAAGCGCGCTGGACCCTCAATCTCTTGGCCGAGCGTCTCGTCGAACTGAACGTGGTCGAGACGATCTCGCCACAAACGGTCATGCGCACCCTAAA AAAAAACGAACTGAAACCGCATCTTCGCACCTGTTGGGTGATCCCGTCCGAGCACGACGCGGCCTTCGTCGCGGGGATGGAGGATGTACTGGAGGTCTACCGACGCCCCGACGATCCACCGCGTCCCGTGGTCTGTCTCGACGAACAGCCGACCCAACTGATCGGCGAAACGCGCCAGCCAATTCCCGCCGCACCGGGACAGGAGCAACGTTATGATTATGAATACGAGCGCTTGGGGGCCGTCAACACCTTTATGGTCGTCGAACCGTTGACTGGTTGGCGCAAGGCCAATGTGCGCGCCACCAAAACCGCGCTCGATCTGGCGCATGAAATCAAGGAATTGCTCGACGTTGACTACTCCAGCGCGGAGAAGGTCGTGCTGGTCTGGGACAACCTGAACACGCATGCACCGGCGTCTCTCTATAAAGCGTTTCCACCCGAGGAGGCTCGCCGGCTTCTGGATCGCTTGGAAATCCATGACACGCCGAAACACGGCAGTTGGCTCGACATCGCCGAGATCGAACTGAGCGTCTACACCAAACAGTGCCTGGATCGGCGCATCGACGACATTGACACCCTGCGCCGCGAGGCCAAGGCCTGGACGGATCGCCGCAACGCCTCCGGTGCCAAAGTCGATTGGCACTTCACCACCGACGATGCACGGATCAAGCTCAAGCGCCTCTATCCGCAAATTAAGGAGGAATGA
- a CDS encoding methyl-accepting chemotaxis protein, whose product MAATIDEIARNTEVAADRTQRTSTNARSGHDQVQKTIRHIESLAHRLTDSTQAAQALAHSSATIGSVLDVIRTIAQQTNLLALNAAIEAARAGEQGRGFAVVAGEIRTLAMRTQTATDEVGDIIKTLQEKTDAIVRLIEICHGEGLESAAQANQAGELLARIAEDVTYMLDMNTQIATAIEEQSRVATEVNRNVVVIRDVAEQAAAASHSNAQTSTQVAQQSDALAQVIRRFRC is encoded by the coding sequence ATGGCAGCCACCATCGACGAAATCGCCCGCAATACCGAAGTGGCAGCCGATCGGACCCAGCGCACCAGCACGAACGCCAGGTCAGGGCATGACCAGGTTCAAAAGACCATCCGCCACATCGAATCTCTGGCACATCGGTTGACGGATTCCACTCAAGCGGCACAAGCGTTAGCGCACAGCTCGGCCACCATTGGTTCGGTGTTGGATGTGATTCGCACCATTGCCCAGCAAACCAATTTATTGGCCTTGAATGCCGCTATCGAAGCCGCGCGAGCAGGTGAGCAGGGGCGCGGTTTCGCCGTGGTGGCGGGCGAGATCCGGACGTTGGCCATGCGCACGCAAACTGCGACCGATGAGGTCGGGGACATCATTAAAACGCTTCAAGAAAAGACGGACGCCATTGTCAGGCTGATTGAAATCTGCCATGGCGAAGGACTGGAAAGCGCTGCCCAAGCCAACCAGGCGGGGGAACTCCTCGCTCGGATCGCCGAAGATGTCACTTATATGTTGGATATGAATACCCAAATTGCGACCGCCATCGAAGAGCAGAGTCGGGTTGCAACCGAAGTGAATCGCAATGTGGTCGTGATCCGCGATGTGGCCGAACAAGCGGCCGCGGCATCACACAGCAATGCACAAACCTCAACCCAGGTGGCCCAACAATCCGATGCCCTGGCACAGGTGATTCGTCGCTTCCGTTGCTGA